Below is a window of Xanthocytophaga agilis DNA.
AACCGTCTAAGGAGCAGGTATTGTGGAATCAATATAATATTTTTATCACTAATGTTCCTCCAATTTTGTTGTCAGTAGGCCAGGTAAGAAGTCTGTATCGGTTAAGATGGCAAATTGAGCTTTTATTTAAAGCTTGGAAATCAATTTTTCAGATTGATCAGGTAAAACCTATGCAGTTATATAGATTTCAATGCCTGCTGTGGGGAGCATTAATATTAGTTTTAATGTTCATGCCTTTGATTTGTTTTTTC
It encodes the following:
- a CDS encoding transposase, which gives rise to PSKEQVLWNQYNIFITNVPPILLSVGQVRSLYRLRWQIELLFKAWKSIFQIDQVKPMQLYRFQCLLWGALILVLMFMPLICFFKHHFWQEKQREVSEWKMLLWLKTHIRLLVFSIWRKTKSYLAFARKVYKQIVKDGLKEKRKNEKRFDSRLPFEILFTS